A genome region from Musa acuminata AAA Group cultivar baxijiao chromosome BXJ3-5, Cavendish_Baxijiao_AAA, whole genome shotgun sequence includes the following:
- the LOC135637650 gene encoding uncharacterized protein LOC135637650 isoform X1 → MNFPLVTHFKKLIGMLSGHAIGLHERSESDELLLEDPVSEVGDEEELSGKVLFAASFEELAKNHVQYDTIIWVLISLLLVLAWGVGIIMLLYLPVRRYVLQKDISSRRLYVTSDMIVYKATRPSFLPFLGLTKIEKRIPLHLVIDIIIEQGCLQSNYGIHTFRIESVAYGKAAPVDELQFQGVSNPGLLRKVIIIESTKSIRKVGNRKSAILPGEGMSTPTSLRSLADIPPPSRWQSPSMRNPENTMELKNSQVKASPRRPLFEAGGVVPGDLLLHKIEEVKRSVKKLESVIAGSHSQASQDDC, encoded by the exons ATGAACTTCCCCTTGGTGACTCATTTCAAAAAACTCATAGGGATGTTGTCCGGTCATGCTATTGGTTTACATGAAAGAAGTGAATCTGATGAGCTTTTATTGGAAGATCCTGTGTCCGAGGTTGGTGATGAGGAAGAGCTTTCTGGAAAGGTGTTGTTTGCAGCCTCATTTGAGGAGCTTGCTAAAAACCATGTGCAGTATGATACAATTATATGGGTTCTAATTTCACTGTTGCTTGTTTTGGCCTGGGGAGTTGGTATTATCATGCTCCTATATCTGCCAGTTAGAAGATATGTGCTTCAGAAAGATATTTCTTCACGCAGACTTTACGTCACATCCGACATGATAGTTTACAAG GCTACTAGGCCATCTTTTTTACCATTTTTAGGCTTGACTAAAATCGAGAAGCGCATCCCCCTTCATCTAGTTATTGACATCATAATTGAGCAAG GCTGTTTGCAATCTAATTACGGAATACATACTTTTAGGATTGAAAGTGTAGCTTATGGAAAAGCTGCACCAGTGGATGAACTACAGTTCCAAGGTGTCTCCAACCCAGGACTCCTAAGAAAG GTTATTATTATAGAATCTACAAAGAGTATTCGAAAAGTTGGTAATAGGAAGTCTGCCATACTGCCTGGGGAAGGAATGTCCACACCGACTAGTTTGAGATCATTGGCTGATATTCCACCTCCAAGTAGATGGCAATCTCCCAGCATGAGG AATCCCGAAAATACTATGGAATTAAAAAATTCACAGGTCAAGGCTTCACCAAGACGCCCTCTTTTCGAGGCCGGAGGCGTAGTGCCTGGTGACTTGTTGCTACATAAAATTGAAGAAGTCAAGCGATCTGTGAAA AAACTGGAATCTGTTATTGCGGGATCACATTCACAGGCATCACAAGATGACtgctaa
- the LOC135637650 gene encoding uncharacterized protein LOC135637650 isoform X3 — MLSGHAIGLHERSESDELLLEDPVSEVGDEEELSGKVLFAASFEELAKNHVQYDTIIWVLISLLLVLAWGVGIIMLLYLPVRRYVLQKDISSRRLYVTSDMIVYKATRPSFLPFLGLTKIEKRIPLHLVIDIIIEQGCLQSNYGIHTFRIESVAYGKAAPVDELQFQGVSNPGLLRKVIIIESTKSIRKVGNRKSAILPGEGMSTPTSLRSLADIPPPSRWQSPSMRNPENTMELKNSQVKASPRRPLFEAGGVVPGDLLLHKIEEVKRSVKKLESVIAGSHSQASQDDC; from the exons ATGTTGTCCGGTCATGCTATTGGTTTACATGAAAGAAGTGAATCTGATGAGCTTTTATTGGAAGATCCTGTGTCCGAGGTTGGTGATGAGGAAGAGCTTTCTGGAAAGGTGTTGTTTGCAGCCTCATTTGAGGAGCTTGCTAAAAACCATGTGCAGTATGATACAATTATATGGGTTCTAATTTCACTGTTGCTTGTTTTGGCCTGGGGAGTTGGTATTATCATGCTCCTATATCTGCCAGTTAGAAGATATGTGCTTCAGAAAGATATTTCTTCACGCAGACTTTACGTCACATCCGACATGATAGTTTACAAG GCTACTAGGCCATCTTTTTTACCATTTTTAGGCTTGACTAAAATCGAGAAGCGCATCCCCCTTCATCTAGTTATTGACATCATAATTGAGCAAG GCTGTTTGCAATCTAATTACGGAATACATACTTTTAGGATTGAAAGTGTAGCTTATGGAAAAGCTGCACCAGTGGATGAACTACAGTTCCAAGGTGTCTCCAACCCAGGACTCCTAAGAAAG GTTATTATTATAGAATCTACAAAGAGTATTCGAAAAGTTGGTAATAGGAAGTCTGCCATACTGCCTGGGGAAGGAATGTCCACACCGACTAGTTTGAGATCATTGGCTGATATTCCACCTCCAAGTAGATGGCAATCTCCCAGCATGAGG AATCCCGAAAATACTATGGAATTAAAAAATTCACAGGTCAAGGCTTCACCAAGACGCCCTCTTTTCGAGGCCGGAGGCGTAGTGCCTGGTGACTTGTTGCTACATAAAATTGAAGAAGTCAAGCGATCTGTGAAA AAACTGGAATCTGTTATTGCGGGATCACATTCACAGGCATCACAAGATGACtgctaa
- the LOC135637650 gene encoding uncharacterized protein LOC135637650 isoform X2, producing MNFPLVTHFKKLIGMLSGHAIGLHERSESDELLLEDPVSEVGDEEELSGKVLFAASFEELAKNHVQYDTIIWVLISLLLVLAWGVGIIMLLYLPVRRYVLQKDISSRRLYVTSDMIVYKATRPSFLPFLGLTKIEKRIPLHLVIDIIIEQGCLQSNYGIHTFRIESVAYGKAAPVDELQFQGVSNPGLLRKVIIIESTKSIRKVGNRKSAILPGEGMSTPTSLRSLADIPPPSRWQSPSMRVKASPRRPLFEAGGVVPGDLLLHKIEEVKRSVKKLESVIAGSHSQASQDDC from the exons ATGAACTTCCCCTTGGTGACTCATTTCAAAAAACTCATAGGGATGTTGTCCGGTCATGCTATTGGTTTACATGAAAGAAGTGAATCTGATGAGCTTTTATTGGAAGATCCTGTGTCCGAGGTTGGTGATGAGGAAGAGCTTTCTGGAAAGGTGTTGTTTGCAGCCTCATTTGAGGAGCTTGCTAAAAACCATGTGCAGTATGATACAATTATATGGGTTCTAATTTCACTGTTGCTTGTTTTGGCCTGGGGAGTTGGTATTATCATGCTCCTATATCTGCCAGTTAGAAGATATGTGCTTCAGAAAGATATTTCTTCACGCAGACTTTACGTCACATCCGACATGATAGTTTACAAG GCTACTAGGCCATCTTTTTTACCATTTTTAGGCTTGACTAAAATCGAGAAGCGCATCCCCCTTCATCTAGTTATTGACATCATAATTGAGCAAG GCTGTTTGCAATCTAATTACGGAATACATACTTTTAGGATTGAAAGTGTAGCTTATGGAAAAGCTGCACCAGTGGATGAACTACAGTTCCAAGGTGTCTCCAACCCAGGACTCCTAAGAAAG GTTATTATTATAGAATCTACAAAGAGTATTCGAAAAGTTGGTAATAGGAAGTCTGCCATACTGCCTGGGGAAGGAATGTCCACACCGACTAGTTTGAGATCATTGGCTGATATTCCACCTCCAAGTAGATGGCAATCTCCCAGCATGAGG GTCAAGGCTTCACCAAGACGCCCTCTTTTCGAGGCCGGAGGCGTAGTGCCTGGTGACTTGTTGCTACATAAAATTGAAGAAGTCAAGCGATCTGTGAAA AAACTGGAATCTGTTATTGCGGGATCACATTCACAGGCATCACAAGATGACtgctaa